The DNA segment TGTTGATACAGTAGTGTGAGATTCAGACCCAAAAAGACCTGAACAGCAGCAGAAACTACAGCTGAGAAGCCCGAGAACTCTGACAAATCAGTTATAAAAGGACTTTGATCTCTGTCAGAGGCGGCCTGTAGAGCACTACTGTTTAcaccaggaaggaagaagacatcagGTTCTGGGGTAGAAGAAGAAGGGAATTTTGATACAGTTGGTCAAGAGGAATGGACTTCTAGAGCTCTGTCAGACAAATCATAACATTGTAGAATTCTAACACATCGGAATAGTTTGAGTTCCTACACGATTTTCATTCACCTGTGTTGCACCACGGTTGAGAACCGAGATACAGAAGGACATGAGCAGCAAGCACACCTGTCGCATGCCACCACTGCATGAAAACACTAACTTTGATTCAAACACTGAGCTCGATGCCACAAAGCAACTTCCCCACACCCATAATGAGGTAGAAGCTACCTGTGGTTTGGAAATGAATGGGGAAGATGGGCCTCCCCAGAAGGGGTAAAGGCCAGGTCAATATGAACACTAGTCCCTGGAGGCCAGGGTGCCTCCTAATGACAGCCACATACCTTGTGAGCACATCCGGGTACTGGGTTTCTTGGAAAATGGTCTCCATTTCCTGCAGCTGCCACTGTGTGAAATGGAACTGGATTTGGTGCCTGCTGGGCTGGTGCCTTGGAACctcagccagcaagatggctggctCCTCTGGGTCCGCCTCCATGGCAACCTGGTTGCTGTGGTCACCTTCAGGACCCAGGCTCATGTGGCCTCCCTGGTTGAGGCTGCCCTGTTGGATCTCACTGTTGTCCAGGCTTAGAGCTCCTTCATAGACCCTGCCACCTGATTCGGCTGCTCTCTCCTCTTCAGGATGGGGGCCGCTGTCCTCCTCATAGTCCTTCAGATGATAGCAGAAGTTGTTGTTGTAATTGTGGACGTGCTCCGAAGCATAGTCACCAGCACCTTCCCTGAGGTGTTTGGCAGGAGCCTTACCCTGGGGGCTTTCAGCAGGTTGCTGACACAAAGGTTCAGGCCCTCCTCTTTCAAGATTGCTATTGACTTTCTGTGTGCCTCCTACATCAGTGGATGAGTCTCTGAAGTGAGAatgggctggggtgtggcccaAGTATGGGATGGGGGAAGGACACTGATTCTTACCTTTAGAAGACCTGCTCAGACCTGGCTGCCTGCCCTGGCCCATGCTCTTGGACCTCACAGAACACCTTGGGAATGGGGCTATGGGAGATTGCAGGCTGATTTAGCATGGAgagtggggaaggggagaaaaacTCACAATGAGCACATGAGGCTTGGGTGAAGACTGGAGAATTTGAATGCCAGGCCTAGAAATAAAGCCTTGTCAAATAATACTGGATATTAGCTAAATCAAACAGATCATTGTTTTTGAGTTAATATCCAGCCTTTCATTGAAAGGGGAGGCATAGATCATTGCTACTTTTAACTGAAAGGGCTTGAGATCCTGAAGGTAAGGATTGGCCCTGTGTGGTGGTTATGCTCAGAGTGCTGTCTGCAGGTGGAAAGTTCTTTAAGTGCATGGTAAACCCAGCAGAAAGACAGAACTTCAGAGTCCCTGACAGTGGGGTCTCCAACTTAGTAAGTCCAAATACCCAAAGAAAGTCATAGAAACCGAGCCCTGTGATTTCAGGAGCAAATGGTGTGTGGATTTGGGCTATCTGGGTGAAGTGATGTTTACAA comes from the Peromyscus maniculatus bairdii isolate BWxNUB_F1_BW_parent chromosome X, HU_Pman_BW_mat_3.1, whole genome shotgun sequence genome and includes:
- the LOC143271050 gene encoding uncharacterized protein LOC143271050, with protein sequence MDRDCVETREGAGDYASEHVHNYNNNFCYHLKDYEEDSGPHPEEERAAESGGRVYEGALSLDNSEIQQGSLNQGGHMSLGPEGDHSNQVAMEADPEEPAILLAEVPRHQPSRHQIQFHFTQWQLQEMETIFQETQYPDVLTRRVLARNMNVPEAKVQTWFNNRRAKQRASEKKAMLRSAPPGIQDHISMKDVGKTLGCHPCPGATWRWAVCCHNSVTHEEKNMFLYIISIGITVVILCSPKYCAP